A section of the Elizabethkingia anophelis R26 genome encodes:
- a CDS encoding DNA-3-methyladenine glycosylase family protein: protein MNTSSTFSSENFRIICDELANNDNHLKEIVDVYGYPPMWTRDNSFETFVHIILEQQVSLGSALATLNKLKEKLIDISPEKILTLTDEEMKACFVSRQKSTYIRGLAQALINEEVRLLELEKITNEEIRSSLLNSKVLGIGQ, encoded by the coding sequence ATGAATACATCTTCTACTTTTAGTTCTGAAAACTTCCGGATAATTTGTGACGAGCTTGCTAATAATGATAATCATTTGAAAGAGATTGTGGATGTATATGGCTATCCGCCAATGTGGACTAGGGATAATAGTTTTGAAACTTTTGTTCATATTATTTTAGAACAGCAAGTTTCTTTAGGATCAGCACTGGCAACTTTAAATAAACTGAAAGAAAAGCTTATAGATATTTCTCCCGAAAAGATTCTTACACTTACGGATGAGGAAATGAAAGCCTGCTTTGTAAGCCGGCAGAAATCCACTTACATTAGAGGATTAGCTCAGGCACTTATAAATGAAGAGGTAAGGCTGCTTGAGCTTGAAAAAATAACAAATGAGGAAATACGGAGCAGCTTATTAAACTCAAAGGTATTGGGAATTGGACAATAG